One window of Neptuniibacter halophilus genomic DNA carries:
- a CDS encoding DNA-3-methyladenine glycosylase I: MIQSEQDGKKRCFGNKPGQEFYAQYHDNEWGVPVYDDQHLFEMLILEGAQAGLSWETVLRKRDGYRQAFHQFDVQRVADMSDAELEALRANPAIIRNKLKIFSARKNARVFLQLQQEFGSFSDYLWAYVDHKPQINHWQSFDEVPVTTEISDRISKDLKKRGMSFVGSTIIYAYMQGVGLVNDHLTECWCYGRTGHA; this comes from the coding sequence ATGATCCAGTCGGAACAGGATGGTAAAAAGCGCTGCTTCGGCAATAAACCGGGTCAGGAATTCTATGCGCAGTACCACGATAATGAGTGGGGTGTACCGGTATATGATGATCAGCATCTGTTTGAGATGCTGATTCTCGAAGGCGCACAGGCAGGTCTCAGTTGGGAAACGGTACTGCGTAAACGTGATGGATATCGTCAGGCTTTTCATCAGTTTGATGTACAGCGCGTTGCCGATATGAGTGATGCAGAGCTGGAAGCACTGCGCGCTAATCCTGCTATTATCCGCAATAAACTGAAGATCTTTTCAGCAAGGAAAAATGCCCGGGTGTTTCTTCAGTTACAGCAGGAGTTCGGCTCCTTTTCTGATTACCTCTGGGCTTATGTGGATCATAAGCCGCAGATCAATCATTGGCAGAGCTTTGACGAGGTGCCGGTCACCACTGAGATCAGTGACCGGATTTCTAAAGATCTTAAAAAGCGCGGTATGTCGTTTGTCGGTTCCACTATTATCTATGCCTATATGCAGGGTGTGGGACTGGTGAATGACCATCTTACCGAGTGCTGGTGTTACGGGCGTACAGGTCACGCTTAA
- a CDS encoding pirin family protein produces the protein MIQIRKSDERGKARYSWLDSKHSFSFGHYYDPQHMGISHLRVLNDDIVSPGSGFETHPHRDMEIISYVLEGSLEHRDTMGYHSILKAGDLQVMSAGSGIMHSEFNPSEDTPLQFLQIWIRPDQTQTKPRYFERRFANQQGLQLLASADGREDSLLVRQEISLYRVQTEQDLTYQTQSGREYYLHLARGQAKINGITLKAGDALHLRQEPELSITEASGFEALLFELPEV, from the coding sequence ATGATACAGATTCGTAAATCCGATGAGCGCGGCAAAGCCCGTTATAGCTGGCTGGATTCAAAACACAGCTTTTCCTTCGGTCACTATTACGACCCGCAACATATGGGGATTTCACACCTGCGGGTACTGAATGACGACATCGTCTCACCGGGCAGTGGGTTCGAAACCCACCCTCACCGCGATATGGAGATCATCAGTTATGTGCTGGAGGGATCACTGGAACATCGCGATACCATGGGCTATCACAGCATTCTCAAGGCGGGTGACCTGCAGGTAATGAGTGCCGGAAGCGGCATCATGCACAGTGAGTTTAATCCGTCAGAAGACACGCCGTTACAGTTCCTTCAGATCTGGATTCGGCCTGATCAGACCCAGACCAAACCACGTTATTTCGAACGCCGCTTTGCCAACCAGCAGGGTCTGCAGTTACTGGCCTCCGCAGACGGCAGAGAGGACAGCCTGCTGGTGCGTCAGGAGATCAGCCTTTACCGGGTTCAGACAGAACAGGATCTGACTTATCAGACCCAATCAGGGCGGGAATATTACCTGCATCTGGCGCGCGGGCAGGCAAAGATCAACGGTATCACACTGAAGGCGGGGGACGCTCTGCATCTGAGACAGGAGCCTGAACTGAGCATCACTGAAGCCAGTGGATTTGAGGCCCTGTTGTTTGAGTTGCCAGAAGTTTAA
- a CDS encoding DoxX family protein, with protein MNNALIKNIVSSNAGLAALALRIPIGIIFIAHGAQKLFGAFGGYGLEGTGQWMASIGLEPGYLMALMAGSAEFFGGIALLIGLLVRPAAAALAIAMLVAIFAVHFANGLFMSNNGYEFGLALLAASVSLLFSGAGKLSVDALIENKLS; from the coding sequence ATGAACAACGCACTGATCAAAAATATCGTTTCCAGCAACGCCGGTCTGGCCGCCCTCGCGCTTCGTATTCCGATTGGCATCATCTTTATTGCCCACGGGGCTCAGAAACTGTTTGGCGCTTTTGGCGGCTACGGTCTGGAAGGCACGGGTCAGTGGATGGCATCCATTGGGCTGGAGCCGGGCTACCTGATGGCATTGATGGCAGGTAGCGCAGAATTTTTTGGCGGTATCGCCCTGCTGATTGGCCTGCTGGTTCGTCCTGCTGCGGCGGCACTGGCTATCGCCATGCTGGTAGCGATCTTCGCCGTGCATTTTGCTAACGGCCTGTTTATGAGCAACAACGGTTACGAATTCGGACTGGCCCTGCTGGCCGCTTCTGTTTCACTGCTCTTCAGTGGTGCCGGCAAGCTGTCCGTTGATGCCCTGATCGAAAACAAACTGTCCTGA
- a CDS encoding LysR family transcriptional regulator, whose translation MFSPITLDALRTLDAIDRRKSFAAAAEELYRVPSALSYTISKLEEELGVEIFDRSRRKAELTPVGRLILEQGRDILLATEELTQLARQKAEGWEVELTLCIDSLISYEPVFELIAEFQQIQPRVKVRLLEEVLGGGWDALNSERCDLVIGAPGASPARKIETFPLGEVVFEFAVAAGHPLTRLAQPIALEQVRQFPTVVVADSSRHLPVRSTGLLDGRSRITVPSMQKKIEAQINGVGVGYLPVHMISRALDEKQLIPLTLSEIRDTVDLHLAWRRGPLGKGAKWFIERLQQYRFDPQQGLVRI comes from the coding sequence ATGTTTTCGCCTATTACACTGGATGCATTGCGCACCCTGGATGCGATTGACCGGCGTAAGAGTTTCGCTGCGGCCGCAGAAGAGCTGTATCGGGTTCCTTCTGCGCTCTCCTATACCATCAGTAAGCTGGAGGAGGAGCTGGGGGTGGAGATCTTTGATCGCAGCCGGCGCAAAGCAGAACTGACCCCCGTCGGCCGGCTGATTCTGGAGCAGGGCCGGGATATTCTGCTTGCGACCGAAGAGTTAACTCAACTAGCCCGGCAGAAAGCTGAGGGCTGGGAGGTGGAGTTGACCCTGTGTATCGACAGTCTGATCAGTTATGAACCGGTATTTGAACTGATTGCCGAGTTTCAGCAGATCCAGCCCCGGGTCAAAGTCCGGCTTCTGGAAGAGGTGCTGGGTGGAGGTTGGGATGCGCTCAACTCCGAACGCTGTGATCTGGTGATCGGTGCTCCCGGTGCATCGCCCGCCAGAAAGATTGAAACCTTTCCTTTGGGGGAAGTGGTATTTGAATTTGCTGTGGCAGCCGGTCACCCGCTCACCCGTCTGGCGCAGCCCATCGCGCTGGAACAGGTCAGGCAGTTTCCGACGGTGGTCGTGGCAGACAGCTCGCGTCATCTGCCGGTCCGCTCCACGGGTTTGCTGGATGGGCGCAGCCGAATCACCGTACCGAGCATGCAGAAAAAAATTGAGGCCCAGATTAACGGCGTGGGGGTTGGCTATCTGCCGGTGCATATGATCAGTCGGGCACTGGACGAAAAACAATTGATTCCGCTGACGCTGTCTGAAATCAGGGATACGGTCGATCTGCATCTCGCCTGGCGGCGGGGGCCACTGGGTAAGGGGGCTAAATGGTTTATCGAGCGTCTGCAGCAGTACCGGTTTGATCCTCAGCAGGGGCTGGTCAGGATCTGA
- a CDS encoding MGMT family protein, translating into MQELSYQERFWQVVAAIPPGNVATYGQVAELAGLPRMARAVGRTLSQLPADTNLPWHRVINARGMISFPHGSEAYLRQKQRLESEGVMFAAGKIPLKRYQWQP; encoded by the coding sequence ATGCAGGAACTCAGTTATCAGGAACGATTCTGGCAGGTTGTTGCTGCCATCCCCCCGGGCAATGTTGCTACCTACGGTCAGGTTGCAGAACTGGCAGGCCTGCCACGCATGGCCCGCGCCGTGGGTCGCACGCTGAGCCAACTGCCCGCCGACACCAACCTGCCCTGGCACCGGGTGATCAATGCCAGAGGGATGATCTCCTTTCCTCATGGCAGCGAAGCTTACCTGAGACAGAAACAGAGGCTGGAATCAGAAGGTGTCATGTTTGCCGCAGGTAAAATCCCCCTGAAACGCTATCAATGGCAACCCTGA
- a CDS encoding protein adenylyltransferase SelO, with product MAQLESLNFDNSYVQFPAGFYQRIEPTPLRDPFLIAFNPAVAGLLDLDPCSVQPKKLAQYLGGHKPLPGSEPLAMKYTGHQFGVYNPELGDGRGLLLGEVLNQQGERWDLHLKGAGRTAFSRFGDGRAVLRSSIREYLVSEAMHGLGIPTTRALALVGSEERVMRDGMMEPCAALLRVTQCHIRFGHFEYFYYSRQHDQLQLLADYCLQRFFADCLEQEQPYLAMFQEVVRRSARLVAKWQAYGFVHAVLNTDNMSLIGETFDYGPYSFMDSYKPDTISNHNDHQGRYAFARQPAIVQWNLSCLAQALLPLIDKEDLIAALDSFPALYETAELQEFRNRLGLQQVAEDDAVLVKELQQLFAQQALDMNRFFRKLSDFDGSEQSLTDLMALCCSPEQLTPWLLKYEQRLLQEAASQPIRRAQMRAVNPEFILRNYMAEEAIRSATEGDFTLVHSLTDLLRKPMQENPDFAHYAEAPPEWAGGICLTCSS from the coding sequence ATGGCTCAGCTTGAATCGCTTAATTTTGATAACAGCTACGTGCAGTTCCCGGCAGGATTCTATCAGCGGATCGAGCCGACACCGCTGCGCGATCCGTTTCTGATTGCGTTTAATCCGGCAGTGGCCGGCTTACTGGATCTGGACCCATGCAGCGTGCAGCCGAAAAAACTGGCGCAGTATCTGGGAGGGCACAAGCCGCTGCCCGGCAGTGAACCGCTGGCGATGAAATATACCGGACACCAGTTTGGTGTTTACAACCCCGAGCTGGGAGATGGCCGGGGCTTGTTGCTCGGAGAGGTACTGAATCAGCAAGGCGAGCGTTGGGATCTGCATCTTAAAGGTGCCGGGCGTACTGCCTTCTCCCGGTTTGGTGATGGTCGGGCAGTGCTGCGTTCGAGTATCCGCGAGTATCTGGTCAGCGAGGCGATGCATGGCCTTGGAATACCTACGACCCGTGCACTGGCGCTGGTGGGCAGTGAAGAACGGGTGATGCGTGATGGCATGATGGAGCCTTGTGCCGCGTTACTCAGGGTGACTCAGTGTCATATTCGTTTTGGTCACTTTGAATACTTCTATTACAGTCGTCAGCATGACCAGTTGCAGTTGCTGGCGGATTACTGTCTGCAGCGTTTCTTCGCGGATTGTCTTGAGCAGGAGCAGCCCTATCTGGCGATGTTTCAGGAGGTGGTGCGGCGTAGCGCCCGGCTGGTGGCAAAATGGCAGGCCTATGGTTTTGTTCATGCGGTACTGAATACAGACAATATGTCGCTGATCGGTGAGACCTTTGACTACGGCCCCTACAGTTTTATGGACAGCTACAAGCCGGATACCATCAGCAACCACAATGATCATCAGGGGCGCTATGCATTTGCCCGGCAGCCGGCGATTGTGCAGTGGAATCTCTCCTGTCTGGCGCAGGCGCTGTTGCCATTGATCGATAAAGAAGATCTGATCGCTGCGCTGGATAGCTTTCCGGCGCTCTACGAAACCGCTGAGCTGCAGGAGTTTCGTAACCGACTGGGCCTGCAGCAGGTTGCAGAGGATGATGCTGTACTGGTTAAAGAGTTACAGCAGTTGTTTGCTCAGCAGGCGCTGGATATGAATCGCTTCTTCCGGAAATTGTCCGACTTTGATGGTTCTGAGCAGAGCCTTACTGATTTGATGGCACTGTGCTGTTCACCGGAACAGCTTACCCCGTGGTTGCTGAAATATGAGCAGAGGTTGCTGCAAGAAGCGGCGAGCCAGCCGATACGCCGGGCGCAGATGCGGGCGGTGAATCCGGAGTTTATTCTGCGTAACTACATGGCGGAGGAAGCGATCCGCAGCGCCACAGAAGGGGATTTCACCCTGGTGCATTCACTCACCGATCTGTTGCGTAAACCGATGCAGGAAAATCCGGATTTCGCACATTATGCAGAGGCCCCCCCGGAGTGGGCCGGAGGGATCTGCCTGACCTGTTCATCCTGA
- a CDS encoding cold-shock protein: MSTTGTVKWFNEEKGFGFIEQENGPDVFAHFSAIQGDGFKTLTEGQKVEFTVTQGQKGPQAENIVKL, encoded by the coding sequence ATGTCTACTACTGGTACAGTTAAATGGTTTAACGAAGAAAAAGGTTTTGGTTTCATCGAGCAGGAAAACGGCCCAGACGTTTTCGCTCACTTCTCTGCTATCCAGGGCGACGGCTTCAAAACCCTGACTGAAGGTCAGAAAGTTGAGTTCACTGTAACTCAGGGTCAGAAAGGCCCACAGGCTGAGAACATCGTTAAGCTGTAA
- a CDS encoding DUF3301 domain-containing protein — MVIDLEALFWLTLIAFLLYHWWQSQKVKEAALRYTRRHCKELELQLLDDNINLRGFWLKRDSQGRVRIWRAYNFEFSSTGEERYSGRVVTLGGRVTDLHLDPHRLQ; from the coding sequence ATGGTTATAGATCTCGAAGCGTTGTTCTGGCTGACTCTGATCGCATTTTTACTCTACCACTGGTGGCAGTCACAAAAAGTGAAGGAAGCAGCACTACGTTACACCCGCCGCCACTGCAAAGAGCTGGAGCTGCAACTGCTGGACGACAATATCAATCTGCGGGGTTTCTGGCTTAAACGGGATAGTCAGGGCCGGGTAAGAATCTGGCGGGCATACAACTTTGAATTTTCATCCACCGGGGAGGAACGTTACAGCGGCCGGGTTGTGACGCTCGGCGGCCGGGTAACCGACCTGCACCTGGACCCCCACCGTCTTCAATAA
- a CDS encoding DUF599 domain-containing protein, with protein sequence MSPTETFLHENWLNLLALAWFLVCFKGYMYYARKRSYDTPCLASILHMYRKEWMLRMLTREVRIADTTAIANLERGVSFFASTTMLILAGLMTVLGSTQQAIDVVADIPFAHHATRGEWELKILLMISLFVYAFFKFTWSLRQYGFASIMIGSSPVPDEHVNEQQLEAHASRAAKMTSMAANNFNHGLRTYYFSIAVLTWFINPWFFMAMSGVVVFILYRREFKSSTLTTLMMSNGE encoded by the coding sequence ATGTCACCCACCGAAACATTTCTGCACGAAAACTGGCTTAACCTGTTAGCGCTGGCCTGGTTTCTGGTCTGCTTTAAAGGCTATATGTATTACGCCCGCAAGCGCAGTTATGACACGCCCTGTCTGGCAAGTATTCTGCACATGTACCGGAAAGAGTGGATGCTGCGGATGCTGACCCGCGAAGTCAGGATCGCCGACACCACGGCGATTGCTAATCTTGAGCGGGGTGTTTCGTTCTTTGCCTCCACCACAATGCTGATTCTGGCGGGTTTGATGACGGTACTGGGGTCAACCCAGCAGGCAATCGATGTGGTGGCGGATATTCCGTTTGCTCATCACGCAACGCGTGGAGAGTGGGAGCTGAAAATCCTGCTGATGATCAGTCTGTTTGTCTACGCGTTCTTTAAATTTACCTGGAGCCTGCGTCAGTATGGTTTTGCCTCGATTATGATCGGCAGTTCGCCGGTACCGGATGAACATGTTAATGAGCAGCAACTCGAAGCCCATGCCAGCCGGGCGGCAAAAATGACCTCCATGGCGGCGAATAATTTCAACCACGGGCTGCGTACCTATTATTTCAGCATTGCGGTGCTGACCTGGTTTATCAATCCCTGGTTTTTTATGGCGATGAGTGGGGTCGTGGTGTTTATTCTCTACCGGCGTGAATTCAAGTCTTCCACGCTGACCACGTTGATGATGAGCAACGGCGAGTAA
- the htpG gene encoding molecular chaperone HtpG — protein MTTETRTETHGFQTEVKQLLHLMIHSLYSNKDIFLRELISNASDAAEKLRFEALSDGALYENDGDLKIVISFDKEARTLTIEDNGIGMSRDDVIEHLGTIAKSGTAQFLSQMTGDQNKDSQLIGQFGVGFYSSFIVAEKVEVFTRRAGLPVTEGVHWASAGEGEFTIGDIEKESRGTRIVLHLKEGEDSFADGFALRGLVRKYSDHISIPVIMQKEATPEFTEEGEEKPADANAEPELETVNSATALWTRNKSEVSDEEYQEFYKHISHDFNDSLTWAHNRVEGNLEYTSLLYVPEKAPYDLWNREAPRGLKLYVQRVFIMDQAEEFLPLYLRFMKGIVDTKDLSLNVSREILQKDESVTKLRTALTKRVLDMLVKLGKNDAEKYAKFWAEFGQVLKEGPAEDYANREKILKLMRFSSTHNDNDEQNVSLDDYISRMQEGQDKIYFVVADNYNTARNSPHLEIFRKKGIEVLLLTDRIDDWMMSQLFNYDGKAFQDVAKGELDLDDTVSDEEKKEQEQAAKELEGLIERLKSSLEDKVADVRLTHRLTDSPACLVLGAHDMGLQMRQIMEAAGQAVPDSKPTFEINPEHPLIVKLDKEADEDRFADLAQVLFDQAGLAAGAQLDDPASYVARLNKLLLELSA, from the coding sequence ATGACTACTGAAACCCGTACAGAAACTCACGGCTTCCAGACCGAAGTGAAGCAACTGCTTCATTTGATGATCCACTCCCTCTATTCAAATAAAGATATTTTTCTTCGCGAGCTGATCTCCAACGCCTCCGATGCTGCGGAAAAACTGCGTTTTGAAGCGCTGTCCGACGGTGCGCTGTATGAAAATGACGGCGATCTGAAGATTGTTATCAGCTTCGATAAAGAAGCACGTACCCTGACCATCGAAGATAACGGCATCGGTATGAGCCGTGATGATGTGATTGAGCATCTGGGTACCATCGCTAAGTCTGGTACTGCACAGTTCCTGTCACAGATGACCGGTGATCAGAACAAAGACAGCCAGTTGATTGGCCAGTTCGGTGTCGGCTTCTACTCCTCCTTCATCGTTGCCGAAAAGGTTGAAGTCTTTACCCGTCGTGCGGGTCTGCCTGTTACTGAAGGTGTCCACTGGGCATCGGCCGGCGAGGGTGAGTTCACGATTGGCGATATCGAGAAAGAGAGCCGGGGTACCCGCATCGTACTGCACCTGAAAGAGGGTGAAGATAGCTTTGCTGATGGTTTCGCACTGCGTGGTCTGGTACGTAAATACTCTGACCATATCTCCATTCCGGTGATTATGCAGAAAGAGGCGACGCCGGAGTTCACCGAAGAGGGTGAAGAGAAGCCTGCAGACGCAAATGCTGAGCCGGAGCTGGAAACCGTTAACAGTGCGACTGCTCTGTGGACCCGCAACAAATCTGAGGTCAGTGATGAGGAGTATCAGGAGTTCTATAAGCATATCTCCCATGACTTCAATGACTCACTGACCTGGGCGCATAACCGGGTTGAAGGTAATCTGGAGTACACCAGCCTGCTGTATGTGCCGGAAAAAGCGCCTTACGATCTGTGGAACCGTGAAGCGCCACGTGGCCTGAAACTGTACGTGCAGCGTGTATTTATTATGGATCAGGCGGAAGAGTTTCTGCCGCTTTACCTGCGCTTTATGAAAGGTATCGTCGATACCAAAGATCTTTCTCTGAACGTATCCCGTGAGATCCTGCAGAAAGATGAAAGCGTAACCAAACTGCGCACAGCGCTGACCAAGCGTGTGCTGGATATGCTGGTTAAGCTGGGTAAAAACGACGCAGAGAAGTACGCGAAGTTCTGGGCTGAGTTCGGTCAGGTACTGAAAGAGGGGCCCGCAGAGGATTACGCTAACCGCGAGAAGATTCTCAAGCTGATGCGTTTCTCCTCGACCCACAATGACAATGACGAACAAAATGTCTCTCTGGATGATTACATCAGCCGGATGCAGGAAGGTCAGGACAAGATCTATTTTGTTGTGGCGGATAACTACAACACCGCCAGGAACAGCCCGCACCTGGAAATCTTCCGCAAGAAAGGTATTGAGGTTCTGCTGCTGACTGATCGCATTGACGACTGGATGATGAGCCAGTTGTTCAATTACGACGGTAAAGCGTTCCAGGACGTAGCCAAAGGTGAGCTGGATCTGGATGATACCGTCAGCGACGAGGAGAAAAAGGAGCAGGAACAGGCTGCTAAAGAGCTGGAAGGTCTGATCGAGCGCCTGAAATCCAGCCTTGAGGATAAGGTGGCTGACGTTCGTCTGACTCACCGTCTGACCGATTCTCCGGCTTGTCTGGTGCTGGGCGCCCATGATATGGGGCTGCAGATGCGTCAGATTATGGAAGCCGCGGGTCAGGCAGTACCGGATTCCAAGCCAACGTTTGAGATCAACCCGGAACACCCGCTGATCGTCAAACTGGATAAAGAAGCGGACGAGGATCGTTTTGCTGATCTGGCTCAGGTACTGTTTGATCAGGCCGGTCTGGCGGCAGGTGCACAACTGGATGATCCGGCCAGCTACGTTGCACGTCTTAACAAACTGCTGCTTGAGCTGAGCGCCTGA
- a CDS encoding c-type cytochrome — translation MKKMAFVAAAAMLTVASLSAQADGQAIYEKHCKACHEAGVGNAPKPGDKAAWEPRIAKGVDAMLQTVVSGKGAMPPKGTCMSCDEATLKAAVEVLIAQ, via the coding sequence ATGAAAAAAATGGCGTTTGTAGCCGCAGCGGCAATGCTGACAGTTGCATCTCTGAGTGCTCAGGCTGACGGTCAGGCAATTTATGAAAAGCATTGTAAAGCCTGCCATGAAGCGGGCGTAGGTAATGCGCCAAAACCGGGCGATAAAGCGGCCTGGGAGCCACGTATTGCAAAAGGCGTGGATGCGATGTTGCAGACCGTTGTATCCGGTAAAGGTGCAATGCCGCCGAAAGGTACCTGTATGAGTTGTGATGAGGCGACGCTGAAAGCGGCGGTGGAAGTACTGATCGCCCAGTGA
- a CDS encoding ABC transporter substrate-binding protein, which yields MSLRVLISSLLVLLSSYCSGADRVALQLKWFHQFQFAGYYAALEQGFYAEEGLEVEIRARDPAVSHIDPVLNGEADFGVSDSSLILQRLQGQPVVVLAPVFQHSPLILLSLAESGINGPQDLIGKRVMRQRGVDDASITAMLYAEGIDEAKLTDLPHNFNDRALLDGEADVMTAYISDQPFFYKQQGVATRAIYPLNYGIDFYGDMIFTREQIMRESPELALRFRRASLKGWAYALEHSEEIVDLILAKYPTDKSREFLLNEAAETVRIIRSNLIETGYLNVGRFQRIASIYQDLGMASREVELSGIDYRDYLKSDTDLSRWLPALIAVVVGVVLLAMLLVLINLRLKAAVRERTRNLQIANQQLSEYLELFDKHIISASTTCDGVITQVSEAFCEVTGYHRDELLGSPYSIVRHPDMPKKVFVDLWQTLERGQVWMGEILNRTKSGEPLWVNVRIEPSLSDTGELLGYTSIQHDITDKKRVEKLSITDQLTGLYNRLKVDQVLNAEEQRFQRYGRPCSVAMLDLDHFKQINDTHGHGVGDQILRGFADLLRYQVRATDLAGRWGGEEFILIYPDTGLEGAAEAANQLCDLIRSSELAAGIDVTVSIGVATLQSGMQVQDLLTQADFALYQAKRRGRDQVQVFWPE from the coding sequence ATGAGCCTCAGAGTCCTGATATCCAGCCTGCTTGTTCTGCTTTCCTCCTACTGTTCCGGCGCGGATCGGGTCGCCCTGCAGCTTAAATGGTTCCATCAGTTTCAGTTTGCCGGCTATTACGCTGCACTCGAGCAGGGCTTTTATGCCGAAGAGGGGCTGGAGGTTGAGATTCGCGCCCGGGACCCTGCGGTCAGCCATATTGATCCGGTTCTCAACGGCGAAGCGGATTTTGGTGTCTCTGATTCGAGCCTGATTCTGCAGCGGCTTCAGGGGCAGCCGGTGGTGGTGCTGGCTCCGGTATTTCAGCACTCTCCATTGATTCTGCTGTCACTGGCCGAGAGTGGTATCAATGGTCCGCAGGATCTGATCGGCAAACGGGTGATGCGACAGCGTGGTGTAGATGATGCGTCCATTACCGCCATGCTCTATGCCGAGGGCATCGATGAGGCGAAACTTACCGACCTGCCACACAATTTTAATGACCGGGCGCTGCTCGATGGTGAGGCGGATGTGATGACCGCCTACATCTCGGATCAGCCGTTCTTTTACAAACAGCAGGGTGTAGCGACCCGGGCGATCTATCCACTGAATTACGGCATCGATTTCTACGGAGATATGATCTTCACCCGGGAGCAGATTATGCGGGAAAGCCCTGAGCTGGCTCTGCGTTTCCGGCGGGCTTCTCTCAAAGGCTGGGCCTATGCCCTTGAACACAGTGAAGAGATTGTTGACCTGATTCTGGCAAAGTATCCCACCGATAAGAGTCGTGAGTTTCTTCTTAACGAAGCGGCGGAAACGGTGCGGATTATTCGTTCAAACCTGATTGAAACCGGTTATCTGAATGTTGGCCGGTTCCAGCGGATTGCCTCGATTTATCAGGATCTGGGTATGGCTTCGCGAGAGGTTGAACTGAGCGGGATCGATTACCGGGATTACCTGAAATCTGACACCGACCTGTCACGCTGGTTACCCGCTCTGATCGCTGTGGTGGTAGGCGTAGTGCTGCTGGCAATGTTACTGGTGCTTATCAACCTCCGGCTGAAAGCCGCCGTCAGAGAGCGGACCCGTAATCTGCAGATCGCCAATCAGCAGCTTTCGGAATACCTTGAGCTGTTTGATAAACATATTATCTCTGCATCGACGACCTGCGACGGGGTTATCACCCAAGTCTCAGAAGCGTTCTGTGAAGTCACCGGTTACCACCGGGATGAGCTGCTCGGGAGCCCCTACAGTATTGTCCGTCATCCGGATATGCCGAAAAAGGTGTTTGTCGATCTCTGGCAGACATTGGAGCGCGGTCAGGTCTGGATGGGTGAGATCCTCAATCGAACCAAGAGCGGTGAACCGCTCTGGGTGAACGTCAGAATCGAGCCGTCTCTTAGCGACACGGGTGAATTGCTGGGGTACACCTCGATTCAGCACGATATTACCGATAAAAAGCGGGTTGAGAAGCTTTCGATTACTGACCAGTTAACCGGCTTGTATAACCGTCTCAAAGTGGATCAGGTGCTGAACGCAGAAGAGCAGCGATTTCAGCGTTATGGCCGCCCCTGCTCGGTGGCCATGCTCGATCTCGATCACTTTAAGCAGATTAATGACACCCACGGTCATGGGGTAGGGGATCAGATTCTCCGCGGTTTTGCCGACTTGCTGCGTTATCAGGTGAGGGCTACCGATCTGGCCGGGCGCTGGGGGGGAGAGGAGTTTATCCTGATCTACCCGGATACCGGGCTGGAGGGGGCCGCAGAGGCGGCCAACCAGCTATGTGATCTGATTCGCAGCAGCGAACTGGCTGCGGGGATCGACGTCACCGTGAGTATTGGTGTTGCTACGTTGCAGTCAGGTATGCAGGTTCAGGATCTGTTGACGCAGGCAGATTTTGCGCTCTATCAGGCAAAACGCCGGGGACGGGATCAGGTGCAGGTGTTCTGGCCGGAGTAG